A window from Malania oleifera isolate guangnan ecotype guangnan chromosome 7, ASM2987363v1, whole genome shotgun sequence encodes these proteins:
- the LOC131159552 gene encoding uncharacterized protein LOC131159552 isoform X1 produces MGRLRSLPGKAAHFVSDLTTVFLNPISDQPSKPSSPRPPENLTEPITSQSESVAKDDSEDLVDEPDTSSFPAFVYALLSSSESGSNSNLNEQNDRQTEAGDGEFSSSSVVRESGGKKSLFSKGKHTLSRAVYYAVSGYRQQGLERKGNRDKKTDDGSDTEPAEEELQTMNTSNEPVPRGNLPDISEPSSLLPEKTRSILYASLPAIVQGRKWVLLYSTWRNGISLSTLYRRSMLWPGLSLLVVGDRKGAVFGGLVEAPLRPTSRKKYQGTNNSFVFTNAPGHPVIFRPTGANRYFTLCSMDSLAMGGGDHFALYLDSDLLIGSSGRSETYDNCCLAHTQDFDVKEVEVQISLSLSQNIACEPTKVEKQLFSGAMQLWGFVYQSKYEEVTALCRKEDPGIARW; encoded by the exons ATGGGTCGCCTACGCTCCCTTCCCGGCAAAGCTGCTCACTTCGTCTCTGATCTCACCACTGTCTTCCTCAATCCTATATCTGACCAGCCTTCTAAACCCTCTTCTCCCCGTCCTCCt GAAAATTTGACTGAGCCGATCACAAGTCAATCAGAATCTGTTGCGAAGGATGATTCTGAGGATTTAGTTGATGAGCCTGATACATCTTCTTTTCCTGCTTTTGTCTATGCTCTATTGTCATCTTCAGAGTCTGGAAGTAATTCTAACCTGAATGAACAAAATGATCGTCAAACAGAAGCTGGTGATGGTGAATTTTCATCTTCGTCAGTAGTTAGGGAATCTGGTGGAAAGAAAAGCTTATTTTCTAAGGGGAAACATACCCTCAGCAGAGCTGTCTACTATGCTGTCAGTGGGTACCGGCAGCAAGGCTTAGAACGTAAGGGTAATCGTGACAAGAAAACTGATGACGGAAGTGATACTGAACCTGCCGAAGAAGAATTACAGACTATGAATACTTCAAATGAGCCTGTGCCTAGGGGAAATCTCCCTGACATTTCTGAGCCTTCATCGCTTCTTCCAGAGAAAACAAGAAGCATTCTTTATGCTTCACTTCCAGCAATTGTTCAGGGAAGGAAATGGGTATTGCTTTACAG TACATGGAGGAATGGCATATCACTTTCAACCCTGTACAGAAGAAGCATGCTTTGGCCGGGCCTTAGTTTGCTG GTTGTTGGGGATCGTAAAGGTGCAGTATTCGGTGGCTTAGTTGAGGCACCATTAAGGCCAACCAGCAGGAAGAAATATCAG GGAACAAATAATTCATTTGTTTTTACAAATGCTCCTGGCCATCCTGTTATATTTCGCCCCACAG GTGCAAACCGCTATTTCACTTTGTGCTCCATGGATTCTCTTGCAATGGGTGGGGGTGATCACTTTGCACTTTATTTGGACAGTGATCT ATTGATTGGATCAAGTGGAAGGTCAGAAACTTACGATAACTGTTGTCTTGCACACACTCAAGACTTTGACGTAAAGGAAGTCGAGGtgcagatctctctctctctctctcaaaatattGCTTGTGAGCCTACCAAAGTTGAGAAGCAACTATTTTCTGGTGCTATGCAGCTGTGGGGCTTTGTATATCAATCAAAATATGAGGAAGTGACTGCCTTATGCCGAAAAGAGGACCCTGGAATTGCTCGATGGTGA
- the LOC131159552 gene encoding uncharacterized protein LOC131159552 isoform X2 produces MGRLRSLPGKAAHFVSDLTTVFLNPISDQPSKPSSPRPPENLTEPITSQSESVAKDDSEDLVDEPDTSSFPAFVYALLSSSESGSNSNLNEQNDRQTEAGDGEFSSSSVVRESGGKKSLFSKGKHTLSRAVYYAVSGYRQQGLERKGNRDKKTDDGSDTEPAEEELQTMNTSNEPVPRGNLPDISEPSSLLPEKTRSILYASLPAIVQGRKWVLLYSTWRNGISLSTLYRRSMLWPGLSLLVVGDRKGAVFGGLVEAPLRPTSRKKYQGTNNSFVFTNAPGHPVIFRPTGANRYFTLCSMDSLAMGGGDHFALYLDSDLLIGSSGRSETYDNCCLAHTQDFDVKEVELWGFVYQSKYEEVTALCRKEDPGIARW; encoded by the exons ATGGGTCGCCTACGCTCCCTTCCCGGCAAAGCTGCTCACTTCGTCTCTGATCTCACCACTGTCTTCCTCAATCCTATATCTGACCAGCCTTCTAAACCCTCTTCTCCCCGTCCTCCt GAAAATTTGACTGAGCCGATCACAAGTCAATCAGAATCTGTTGCGAAGGATGATTCTGAGGATTTAGTTGATGAGCCTGATACATCTTCTTTTCCTGCTTTTGTCTATGCTCTATTGTCATCTTCAGAGTCTGGAAGTAATTCTAACCTGAATGAACAAAATGATCGTCAAACAGAAGCTGGTGATGGTGAATTTTCATCTTCGTCAGTAGTTAGGGAATCTGGTGGAAAGAAAAGCTTATTTTCTAAGGGGAAACATACCCTCAGCAGAGCTGTCTACTATGCTGTCAGTGGGTACCGGCAGCAAGGCTTAGAACGTAAGGGTAATCGTGACAAGAAAACTGATGACGGAAGTGATACTGAACCTGCCGAAGAAGAATTACAGACTATGAATACTTCAAATGAGCCTGTGCCTAGGGGAAATCTCCCTGACATTTCTGAGCCTTCATCGCTTCTTCCAGAGAAAACAAGAAGCATTCTTTATGCTTCACTTCCAGCAATTGTTCAGGGAAGGAAATGGGTATTGCTTTACAG TACATGGAGGAATGGCATATCACTTTCAACCCTGTACAGAAGAAGCATGCTTTGGCCGGGCCTTAGTTTGCTG GTTGTTGGGGATCGTAAAGGTGCAGTATTCGGTGGCTTAGTTGAGGCACCATTAAGGCCAACCAGCAGGAAGAAATATCAG GGAACAAATAATTCATTTGTTTTTACAAATGCTCCTGGCCATCCTGTTATATTTCGCCCCACAG GTGCAAACCGCTATTTCACTTTGTGCTCCATGGATTCTCTTGCAATGGGTGGGGGTGATCACTTTGCACTTTATTTGGACAGTGATCT ATTGATTGGATCAAGTGGAAGGTCAGAAACTTACGATAACTGTTGTCTTGCACACACTCAAGACTTTGACGTAAAGGAAGTCGAG CTGTGGGGCTTTGTATATCAATCAAAATATGAGGAAGTGACTGCCTTATGCCGAAAAGAGGACCCTGGAATTGCTCGATGGTGA